The Bacteroidota bacterium genome window below encodes:
- a CDS encoding PD40 domain-containing protein, producing the protein MKKLNLIFVISSLFFLTFISSAYSQFGQNKVQYKEFKWSYIQTKHFDVYFSQGGKYIGEFAAVVAESSLASLTKNLDYHISNRVPLVIFNSHNEFQQNNILDEYLPEGVGGVTELFKNRALIPFEGDYEKFRHVIHHELLHAFMNDMFYGGSIQNIISRNITLNFPLWFNEGMAEVQSLYGLDKKTDMYMRDAVINNYVPPLEQIGGYFSYRGGQSFFAFLADVYGEEKIGELMNNIKTFGDVDAGFHETYKLGIPELSDKWLKYLKKMYWPDIDTREETDDFAKRITDHRKSGGFYNVSPVLSPQGDKFAFISNRDDNFDIFIADAETGRIIDKVVKGETSVNFEELHILTPGLTWSPDGRKIAVSVKAGSKDAIFIIDVNSGDKDELPIQLDGIFYVNWSPVNKDLIAFIGNNSKQSDIYLYNLKTNQMTALTNDVFSDGTPTWSKDGQEIYFNSDRGSYIDAATIPADFKMSNYDFDRSDLYKININSKEITRESDSKDYTESYVMFSPDGKRKLFVSDKNGISNLYIQEADSSGNMIDRPITNSLNPIDQISLSRDGKKLLFVALNQGGYDIFSIDNPLEKSLSVKELPLTDYMIKRKEWRAKFGNDFTDNNVNYQTKTADSNLAQKKDTIVIDNKGDLELRADTLKLYGDDISLNLVSKKDSTYRNTQAAMDSVYRFNKNFNVADNVNEDGSYKIKNYKINFTPDLVYGNANYSSFYGVQGVATIALSDMMGNHRIYIQTSMVVDLKNSDYAVAYYYLPKRIDYGVELFHTARFILYTFNTNAGYTIDSLFRYRTFGGDVSASYPFNKFKRIQGSLTVMGVSRENLDNDNAFSQSKTLIIPSVSFVHDNTTFGYTAPIKGTRYNLTAMASPKLGNDGLGFTSLVGDFRTYYKLADEYTFVMRFAGGYSMGPNPQRFYIGGTDNWLNREFENNTIPINTIEEYAFSTPGLPLRGFNYDAKAGSKYALANLELRFPLLRYFILGALPIGFANIEGAMFVDAGTAWSDNNALQLFEKVDGTTVMKDLLMGTGVGARAIMFGIPLKFDVAWSYNLRKFSPPKYYLSLGVDF; encoded by the coding sequence ATGAAGAAGCTTAATTTAATTTTTGTAATTTCCTCCCTCTTTTTCCTAACCTTCATTTCCAGCGCTTATTCTCAGTTCGGACAGAATAAAGTTCAGTATAAAGAGTTTAAATGGAGTTATATCCAGACGAAACACTTCGATGTTTATTTTTCGCAGGGAGGAAAATATATAGGAGAGTTTGCTGCAGTTGTTGCAGAATCCTCACTTGCCTCATTAACCAAAAACCTTGATTATCATATCTCTAACAGAGTACCTCTTGTGATATTCAATTCTCACAATGAATTCCAGCAGAATAATATTCTCGATGAATACCTTCCTGAAGGTGTCGGTGGTGTTACGGAATTATTCAAGAACAGAGCCTTAATTCCTTTTGAAGGCGACTATGAAAAATTCAGACACGTTATTCACCATGAATTGCTCCACGCATTTATGAATGATATGTTCTACGGGGGCTCAATTCAAAATATAATCTCAAGAAACATCACACTTAATTTTCCTTTATGGTTTAACGAAGGAATGGCTGAAGTTCAGAGTCTCTATGGCTTAGATAAAAAAACAGATATGTACATGCGGGATGCTGTAATAAATAATTACGTTCCCCCATTAGAACAAATAGGTGGATATTTTTCATATAGAGGCGGCCAAAGCTTTTTTGCATTCCTGGCTGATGTATACGGTGAAGAAAAAATAGGCGAGCTGATGAACAACATAAAAACGTTCGGTGATGTTGATGCGGGCTTTCATGAAACATATAAATTAGGCATTCCGGAATTATCTGATAAATGGCTTAAGTATCTTAAAAAAATGTACTGGCCGGATATTGATACAAGAGAAGAAACTGATGACTTTGCAAAAAGAATAACAGACCACAGAAAATCTGGCGGATTTTATAATGTATCACCTGTACTTTCTCCGCAGGGAGATAAGTTTGCTTTCATTTCAAACCGGGATGATAACTTTGATATTTTTATAGCTGATGCAGAAACAGGAAGAATAATCGATAAAGTGGTTAAGGGTGAAACTTCAGTAAATTTTGAAGAGCTTCACATTCTTACACCCGGATTAACATGGTCTCCTGACGGAAGAAAAATTGCAGTCAGCGTAAAAGCCGGTTCCAAGGATGCAATTTTTATTATAGATGTTAATAGCGGCGATAAAGATGAATTACCTATTCAGCTTGATGGTATATTTTATGTAAACTGGTCACCGGTAAACAAAGACCTCATTGCATTTATTGGAAACAACAGCAAGCAGTCAGATATTTATTTGTACAATCTGAAAACAAATCAGATGACTGCATTGACTAATGATGTTTTCAGCGACGGAACACCTACGTGGAGCAAAGACGGACAGGAAATTTATTTTAACTCCGATAGAGGAAGCTATATTGATGCTGCAACCATTCCCGCTGATTTCAAAATGTCTAATTACGATTTTGACAGAAGTGATTTATATAAAATAAATATCAACTCAAAAGAAATTACAAGAGAATCTGATTCAAAAGATTATACTGAAAGTTACGTAATGTTCAGCCCCGATGGCAAAAGAAAATTATTTGTATCCGATAAAAACGGAATAAGTAATCTTTACATTCAGGAAGCTGATTCATCAGGTAATATGATTGACAGGCCGATAACGAATTCATTAAATCCAATCGACCAGATTTCGCTTTCAAGAGACGGCAAAAAACTATTGTTTGTAGCTTTAAATCAGGGCGGATATGATATATTCTCAATTGATAATCCTCTTGAAAAATCTTTAAGCGTAAAAGAACTTCCGCTCACAGATTACATGATTAAAAGAAAAGAATGGAGAGCTAAGTTTGGTAATGACTTCACCGATAACAATGTAAACTATCAGACAAAAACTGCAGATAGTAATCTTGCCCAGAAAAAAGATACAATCGTAATAGATAACAAAGGTGATCTTGAATTAAGAGCTGACACATTAAAATTGTACGGAGATGATATAAGTTTAAATCTCGTATCGAAAAAAGATTCAACTTACAGAAATACACAAGCAGCGATGGATTCTGTTTACAGATTCAATAAAAACTTCAATGTAGCTGATAACGTGAATGAAGACGGCTCTTATAAAATTAAAAATTATAAGATTAACTTTACTCCTGACTTAGTTTACGGTAATGCGAACTATTCAAGCTTCTACGGAGTGCAAGGCGTCGCAACCATAGCATTGAGTGACATGATGGGTAATCACAGAATTTATATACAGACATCGATGGTAGTTGATTTAAAAAACAGTGACTACGCAGTAGCATATTATTATCTCCCCAAAAGAATTGATTACGGAGTAGAGCTTTTCCATACTGCCAGATTTATTCTGTATACATTTAATACTAACGCCGGATACACTATTGATTCACTTTTCAGATACAGAACATTCGGCGGAGATGTCAGCGCTTCTTATCCGTTTAATAAATTCAAACGCATCCAGGGAAGTCTGACTGTCATGGGTGTATCAAGAGAAAATCTTGATAACGACAATGCGTTTTCTCAAAGCAAAACTCTGATCATTCCATCGGTAAGTTTTGTTCACGATAATACAACTTTCGGATACACAGCTCCGATTAAGGGAACAAGATATAATTTAACTGCAATGGCTTCTCCCAAGCTTGGTAATGATGGATTAGGCTTTACTTCGTTGGTTGGTGATTTCAGGACCTATTATAAGCTTGCAGATGAATATACATTTGTAATGAGATTTGCCGGAGGTTACAGTATGGGTCCGAATCCTCAGAGATTTTATATCGGCGGAACGGATAACTGGTTAAACCGAGAATTTGAAAACAATACAATACCTATTAACACAATAGAAGAGTATGCATTCTCAACACCGGGCTTGCCGCTAAGAGGTTTCAACTATGATGCAAAGGCCGGCTCTAAATATGCTCTTGCAAATCTTGAGTTAAGATTTCCACTGCTTAGATATTTTATTCTCGGTGCATTACCAATAGGTTTTGCTAATATTGAAGGTGCAATGTTTGTTGATGCCGGAACTGCTTGGAGCGATAATAACGCTTTACAATTATTCGAGAAAGTTGACGGCACTACTGTCATGAAAGATTTATTAATGGGTACAGGTGTCGGCGCAAGAGCAATTATGTTTGGTATTCCACTTAAATTTGATGTGGCGTGGAGTTATAATTTAAGAAAATTTTCACCGCCTAAATATTATCTCTCACTCGGAGTAGATTTCTAA
- a CDS encoding 2-oxoacid:ferredoxin oxidoreductase subunit beta: METTQANTDLTDKIIYTAKDFASDQDIRWCPGCGDYSILAQVQRTLPSLGITKEKLVFIAGIGCSSRFPYYMNTYGFHTIHGRATAIASGVKISNPDLSVWITAGDGDLMSIGGNHFMHLLRRNIDVNLLMFNNRIYGLTKGQYSPTSERNKITKSSPVGSPEYPFNPTNLALGANGTFIARSMDRDPKHLQEMIARAAKHHGTSFLEILQNCNIYNDGAFFLYTEKETKEDNVVYLQHGKPLIYGKNKDKGIKLDGFKPVVVDLNDGVHSVNDLLVHDETSRELAFILSSFAEHPELPMPVGVFLEMSRSTYEETIEEQFKHVYEKSGHGDINDLLKGNSTWEIKGGY; encoded by the coding sequence ATGGAAACTACACAGGCAAATACAGATCTTACCGACAAAATAATTTATACTGCAAAAGATTTCGCATCTGACCAGGATATAAGATGGTGTCCGGGATGCGGAGATTACTCCATTCTTGCGCAGGTGCAGAGAACACTTCCTTCACTGGGAATAACAAAAGAAAAACTTGTATTCATCGCGGGTATAGGATGCTCAAGCAGATTTCCATATTATATGAACACTTACGGATTTCATACAATTCATGGAAGAGCAACTGCAATTGCATCAGGGGTGAAAATTTCCAATCCTGATTTATCCGTATGGATAACAGCAGGGGATGGTGACCTTATGAGCATTGGGGGAAATCATTTTATGCATTTACTCAGAAGGAATATCGATGTGAATCTTTTGATGTTCAACAACAGAATTTACGGATTAACAAAAGGACAATACTCACCGACATCAGAAAGAAATAAAATCACAAAATCCAGTCCGGTTGGATCGCCTGAATATCCGTTCAATCCGACTAACTTAGCACTCGGAGCAAATGGTACTTTCATAGCGCGCTCAATGGATAGAGATCCGAAACACTTACAGGAAATGATCGCAAGAGCGGCTAAGCATCACGGTACTTCATTTTTAGAAATTTTACAGAACTGTAATATTTATAATGACGGTGCTTTCTTCCTTTACACTGAAAAAGAAACGAAAGAAGATAACGTTGTATATCTTCAGCATGGAAAGCCGTTGATATATGGAAAGAATAAAGATAAGGGAATTAAGCTTGACGGCTTTAAACCTGTTGTAGTAGATTTAAATGACGGAGTTCACTCAGTGAATGATTTACTTGTTCACGATGAAACATCCAGAGAGCTTGCTTTTATATTAAGTAGTTTTGCAGAGCATCCTGAGCTTCCGATGCCTGTAGGTGTGTTCCTTGAAATGTCACGCAGCACTTATGAAGAAACAATTGAAGAACAATTTAAACATGTTTACGAAAAAAGCGGTCACGGAGATATTAATGATTTGCTAAAGGGAAATTCTACCTGGGAAATTAAGGGAGGATATTAA
- a CDS encoding 50S ribosomal protein L9, protein MKIILKKDYDLLGDAGQVMEVKDGYARNFLIPNGIATAATSSNIKHYDETKRQQSRKMLKLINDAKTLAGEIEKHKINITVRTGEDNKVFGSVTSQMIADELTKLGFAELDRRKIHLTEPIKTLGDHEVDIRLMKDVIAKVKVHVGKEGGDDEVEEVKAEETNTEAPAETTEEATA, encoded by the coding sequence ATGAAAATCATACTTAAAAAAGATTACGATTTACTTGGCGATGCAGGTCAGGTGATGGAAGTGAAAGATGGTTATGCCAGAAACTTCCTTATTCCGAACGGAATTGCTACTGCTGCTACTTCATCAAATATTAAACATTATGATGAAACAAAAAGACAGCAAAGCAGAAAAATGCTTAAGCTCATCAACGATGCAAAAACACTTGCAGGTGAAATTGAAAAGCATAAAATTAATATCACTGTAAGAACAGGTGAAGATAACAAAGTATTCGGTTCAGTAACATCACAGATGATTGCTGACGAACTTACAAAGTTAGGCTTTGCTGAACTTGACAGAAGAAAAATTCATTTAACTGAGCCTATCAAAACACTGGGCGACCATGAAGTTGATATCAGATTAATGAAAGATGTTATCGCTAAAGTAAAAGTTCACGTTGGCAAAGAAGGCGGAGATGATGAAGTTGAAGAAGTAAAAGCTGAAGAAACAAACACTGAAGCTCCTGCTGAAACAACAGAAGAAGCAACAGCATAA
- the ssb gene encoding single-stranded DNA-binding protein, protein MADFKMPELNSVVIAGNLTKDPIFRQTTTGTPVVNFSIASNRRFRDKSDEWKEDVCYVGIVAWNRLAESCRDRLKKGNAVLVDGELQSRTFKTEDGSNRTIVEIKARRIQFLNKKGNAAEGGEEISTFTDESFDSLLSPEDSDLLKH, encoded by the coding sequence ATGGCTGATTTCAAGATGCCCGAATTAAATTCCGTTGTAATTGCAGGAAACTTAACAAAAGATCCTATTTTCAGACAAACCACTACAGGTACTCCTGTCGTAAATTTCTCTATTGCCAGCAATAGAAGATTCAGAGACAAGAGCGATGAGTGGAAAGAAGATGTGTGCTACGTTGGTATTGTTGCTTGGAATAGATTAGCAGAGAGCTGCAGAGACAGACTCAAAAAAGGAAATGCTGTGTTGGTTGACGGTGAATTACAAAGCAGAACTTTCAAGACTGAAGACGGTTCAAACAGAACCATCGTTGAAATTAAAGCAAGAAGAATTCAGTTCCTTAACAAAAAAGGAAATGCTGCTGAAGGCGGAGAAGAAATCTCAACTTTCACAGATGAATCATTCGACTCTTTACTTTCACCTGAAGATTCAGACTTACTTAAGCACTAA
- a CDS encoding host-nuclease inhibitor Gam family protein, whose protein sequence is MNHFSQSSPNLNGDLMSGKDSSAEVLTSFDESNIHSIEEANSLIKSLSDKETLEEIINSMNLDESFLTDNLKEASPEVQLDTYLYVIRKKEEELLKYQQIATETITRTEKWLEGRERNISSSVSYLSNRLKYYLKSNNLKSLSLPNGVIGLRKLPKKLEITDEELFFRDANPDFLKHHPESYEPDIQAIKNFINKSNEIPKGVIVKSQEPKFYYKLSEQN, encoded by the coding sequence TTGAATCACTTTTCACAAAGCTCGCCAAATTTAAATGGAGACCTTATGTCAGGAAAAGATAGTTCAGCGGAAGTTTTAACTTCCTTCGATGAATCGAATATTCATTCAATTGAAGAAGCTAATTCATTAATTAAGTCTTTATCCGATAAAGAAACACTGGAAGAAATTATAAACAGCATGAATCTGGATGAAAGCTTTTTAACTGATAACCTAAAGGAAGCTTCCCCTGAAGTTCAACTTGATACATATCTTTATGTTATCAGGAAGAAAGAGGAAGAGCTTTTAAAGTACCAGCAAATAGCCACAGAGACTATTACAAGAACTGAAAAATGGCTTGAAGGCAGGGAAAGGAATATTAGTTCATCTGTTTCATATTTAAGCAACCGCTTAAAATATTATCTGAAGTCAAATAACCTCAAATCTCTTTCACTTCCAAACGGAGTTATAGGACTTCGCAAGCTTCCTAAGAAATTGGAAATCACAGATGAAGAATTATTCTTCAGAGATGCTAATCCGGATTTCTTAAAACATCATCCTGAAAGTTATGAACCTGACATACAAGCAATTAAGAACTTCATTAACAAATCAAATGAAATTCCTAAAGGTGTCATCGTCAAAA
- the rpsF gene encoding 30S ribosomal protein S6 → MSKKHYETYIIVDGNFEDAAIEEIIAKYDALLKKNEAEIKLTDKIGRRKLAYAIKGKLNGYYICFEFAADPTVIAKLERAYKLDDNIMRYLTVTLDKKTLSEKADYLKKRAIHQAALESAKEEEAKKLAEAEAQGTEVAEEQTA, encoded by the coding sequence TTGAGCAAAAAACACTACGAAACCTACATCATTGTTGACGGAAATTTTGAAGATGCAGCAATCGAGGAAATCATCGCTAAATACGATGCCCTCCTTAAAAAAAATGAAGCGGAAATAAAACTGACCGATAAGATCGGCAGAAGAAAGCTTGCATATGCAATAAAAGGCAAATTGAACGGTTATTACATTTGCTTTGAATTTGCAGCAGACCCGACAGTAATTGCAAAGTTGGAAAGAGCTTATAAGCTGGATGACAACATAATGAGATATCTGACTGTAACGTTAGATAAGAAAACATTATCTGAAAAAGCTGACTACTTGAAAAAGAGAGCTATTCATCAGGCAGCGCTTGAATCAGCAAAAGAAGAAGAAGCTAAGAAATTAGCCGAAGCTGAAGCTCAGGGAACTGAAGTTGCAGAAGAGCAAACCGCATAA
- a CDS encoding 2-oxoacid:acceptor oxidoreductase subunit alpha — protein sequence MSEEILEQTHRAAKTRKEVDSVTVRFAGDSGDGMQITGSQFTDTTAIFGNDLGTLPDFPAEIRAPIGTTYGVSGFQLQFSNKDIFTPGDEADVLIAMNPAALKVNLKDLKKGGMIIVNLDSFEKKNLDLAGYASNPLEDDSLDGYYVYKVNITKSTLEILKDLPLGTKTANKCKNFYALGLMYWLYDRPMDITLKWIKEKFAKSPDLVEANTRALNAGYNFGETAEMFGERYVVKPAHHFTQGLYRNIMGNEALSMGLICASHNTGLKLFLGSYPITPASDILHNLAKHKKYGIITFQAEDEIAAITSAIGASFAGSIGVTTTSGPGMALKTEAMGLAVMTELPLVIIDIQRGGPSTGLPTKTEQADLLQAVYGRNGECPIPVIAACTPADCFDIAYEAVRLAIKFMTPIIVLSDGYLANGSEPWLIKKYEDLKNIDVKFTTDPEGFAPYSRDENLARPWVKPGTPGLEHRIGGLEKQNITGNVNYEPENHELMVKLRAQKVKNIENDIPLLEVEGEKSGKLLVLGWGSTYGSITAAIENQKAKGNNVSHAHLRYLNPMPKNTEEVLKSFDKVLIPEMNLGQLSKIIRSEFLIDAIGLNKVKGSPFKAKEIEAKIEEILKD from the coding sequence ATGTCAGAAGAAATATTAGAGCAAACACACAGGGCTGCCAAGACAAGAAAAGAAGTTGATTCAGTAACAGTAAGATTTGCAGGCGATTCAGGTGACGGGATGCAGATAACGGGTAGTCAGTTCACCGATACAACTGCAATTTTCGGAAATGACTTAGGCACTCTGCCGGATTTCCCCGCAGAAATCCGCGCGCCAATCGGAACAACATATGGAGTCAGCGGATTCCAGTTACAATTCTCCAATAAAGATATTTTCACACCGGGCGATGAAGCAGATGTATTGATTGCAATGAACCCTGCCGCTTTAAAAGTAAATCTTAAGGATTTAAAAAAAGGCGGAATGATTATAGTTAATCTTGATTCATTTGAAAAGAAGAATCTTGATCTTGCAGGGTATGCATCAAATCCATTGGAAGATGATTCACTTGATGGTTATTATGTTTATAAAGTCAACATTACAAAATCCACATTAGAAATTTTAAAAGACTTACCATTAGGCACCAAGACTGCAAACAAATGTAAAAACTTTTATGCGCTTGGTTTGATGTACTGGTTATATGACAGGCCGATGGATATAACACTGAAATGGATAAAAGAAAAATTTGCAAAGAGTCCTGACCTTGTTGAAGCAAACACCCGCGCACTGAACGCAGGATATAACTTCGGTGAGACTGCGGAAATGTTCGGTGAAAGATACGTTGTAAAACCTGCGCATCACTTTACACAGGGACTTTACAGAAATATCATGGGTAATGAAGCGCTTTCAATGGGTCTTATATGTGCATCGCATAATACAGGATTAAAATTATTCTTAGGAAGTTATCCTATTACACCAGCATCTGATATTTTACATAACTTAGCAAAACATAAAAAATACGGAATAATAACATTCCAGGCTGAAGATGAAATTGCAGCTATCACATCTGCAATAGGCGCATCATTTGCAGGCTCCATTGGTGTTACTACTACCAGCGGTCCCGGAATGGCACTGAAGACTGAAGCAATGGGACTTGCAGTTATGACTGAACTTCCATTGGTTATAATTGATATTCAAAGAGGCGGACCATCAACAGGTCTTCCTACAAAAACAGAGCAGGCAGATTTATTGCAGGCAGTTTACGGAAGAAACGGAGAGTGCCCTATACCTGTTATCGCTGCATGCACTCCGGCAGATTGTTTTGATATTGCTTATGAAGCAGTGAGACTTGCAATTAAATTTATGACTCCGATTATCGTTTTATCAGACGGATATCTTGCAAATGGTTCCGAGCCGTGGCTTATTAAAAAATATGAAGACCTTAAGAATATTGATGTGAAGTTCACAACTGATCCAGAAGGATTTGCGCCTTACTCCCGAGATGAAAATCTTGCGCGCCCATGGGTAAAACCGGGAACTCCGGGACTTGAGCATAGAATCGGCGGACTTGAAAAACAGAACATTACAGGTAACGTAAACTACGAGCCTGAGAATCATGAACTGATGGTAAAGCTCAGAGCTCAGAAAGTAAAAAATATTGAGAACGATATTCCGCTGCTTGAAGTTGAAGGCGAGAAATCAGGAAAGCTTTTAGTATTAGGATGGGGAAGCACATACGGTTCTATTACAGCAGCGATAGAAAATCAGAAAGCGAAAGGAAACAATGTATCACATGCGCATCTGAGATATTTAAATCCAATGCCAAAGAATACAGAGGAAGTTTTGAAATCATTTGATAAAGTTCTCATTCCTGAAATGAATTTAGGACAGCTTTCAAAAATTATAAGAAGTGAATTTTTGATCGATGCGATCGGTTTAAATAAAGTAAAAGGCTCTCCTTTCAAAGCAAAAGAAATTGAAGCCAAGATTGAAGAAATTTTAAAAGACTAA
- the radC gene encoding DNA repair protein RadC — MSHTNFTVKDLPPDDRPRERLEREGKDKLSDIELFALILGSGFKGTSVMETAKEIKKRFHSLADFKEASLQDFKAIKGLGKAKASQLVACAEISRRIARDEAKKRTEIKNQTAVTNSSIAAEIVRNQIEDFNIENFLILSFNSRNKLTGAEISTIGTLTSSLVHPRETFKAAIRNHAAKIIIAHNHPSGEIDPSDDDLKITKRLVEAGKLLGIEVLDHLIVTQDDFFSFKDEGLL; from the coding sequence ATGTCCCATACTAATTTTACAGTTAAAGATTTACCACCGGATGACAGACCCCGCGAACGTCTTGAACGCGAAGGTAAAGATAAACTCTCTGATATTGAACTCTTTGCGCTTATTCTCGGCAGTGGATTTAAAGGTACTTCTGTAATGGAAACTGCTAAGGAAATTAAGAAAAGATTTCATTCACTTGCTGATTTTAAAGAAGCTTCACTTCAGGATTTCAAAGCTATCAAAGGTCTCGGAAAAGCAAAGGCATCGCAGTTAGTTGCCTGTGCTGAAATATCCCGCCGAATTGCACGAGATGAAGCAAAGAAACGGACAGAAATAAAAAATCAGACTGCTGTAACCAATTCCTCAATAGCAGCAGAAATTGTAAGGAATCAGATTGAAGATTTTAATATTGAAAACTTCCTCATACTATCTTTCAATTCCAGAAATAAGTTAACAGGTGCTGAAATTTCAACAATAGGTACTCTAACCTCGTCACTAGTACATCCAAGGGAAACCTTCAAAGCTGCAATAAGAAATCACGCAGCAAAAATTATCATCGCTCACAATCATCCTTCGGGAGAAATTGACCCCTCAGATGATGACTTAAAAATTACTAAAAGACTGGTTGAAGCAGGCAAGCTTCTGGGTATAGAAGTGCTGGACCACCTGATTGTAACGCAGGATGATTTCTTCAGTTTTAAAGACGAAGGTTTATTATAA
- a CDS encoding DNA polymerase IV, whose product MGLRLASSQFWIDRNSDKFLQTFRRVRLMPLYSMPHIKDLDLNLRDNTRKIFFHMDIDCFFAQVEERDNPKFKGQPISVGGWGEGAGGIVMTCNYEARKRGVDTGMSVVQAKMICPKLISLPCDGVKYESIIFDIQDVVKKYFPEDCMEQYSIDECFWDGSQIFRDINEAEKFAIKLKEEIYKRQKLTVSIGLSYNKSYAKMATKFNKPNGLSVVRPSDKEKLIYPLPCDKLWGIAHRMYRRFLGMNIITLGDLANCNSHRIRKEFGINGIVLQKCAKGLDTSGIFVKPENSEKMIGHHNTLHKGINDKAEILKELRSMCEYVARKLRYKNLVTGRIFLYMRYENLMSFAEEYKLPMSGAGEYKLPFYTNDDEEIFLASFEILKNFQFAPGRFLKLKMTGVNCTDLHKDTGERNLNLFSQEKNLPFKEMDILKMKYGEKIIRLGLS is encoded by the coding sequence ATGGGATTAAGATTAGCAAGTTCACAATTTTGGATAGACAGAAATTCTGATAAGTTTTTACAAACATTTCGTAGAGTAAGATTAATGCCTCTTTATTCTATGCCTCACATCAAAGACTTAGATTTAAACTTAAGAGACAATACTCGAAAAATATTTTTTCACATGGACATAGATTGTTTCTTCGCACAAGTTGAAGAAAGAGATAATCCAAAATTTAAAGGCCAGCCTATTTCTGTAGGAGGTTGGGGAGAGGGAGCTGGTGGAATTGTTATGACCTGCAATTATGAAGCAAGAAAACGAGGTGTCGATACAGGTATGAGCGTTGTTCAAGCAAAAATGATTTGTCCAAAATTAATTTCACTTCCGTGCGATGGAGTTAAATATGAATCGATAATTTTTGATATTCAAGATGTTGTTAAAAAGTACTTTCCAGAAGACTGTATGGAGCAATATAGTATTGATGAATGTTTTTGGGATGGTTCACAAATTTTTAGAGATATTAATGAAGCTGAAAAATTTGCGATAAAACTGAAGGAAGAAATATATAAAAGACAAAAATTAACTGTTTCAATCGGTTTATCCTATAACAAGTCATATGCAAAAATGGCTACCAAATTCAATAAGCCGAACGGCTTATCAGTCGTTAGACCTTCGGATAAAGAAAAATTAATTTATCCCTTGCCCTGTGATAAGCTTTGGGGAATTGCCCATAGAATGTATAGGAGATTTTTAGGAATGAACATTATTACATTAGGAGACTTAGCAAATTGTAATTCACATAGGATCAGAAAAGAGTTTGGTATAAATGGAATTGTTTTGCAAAAATGTGCTAAAGGTTTAGATACAAGTGGGATATTTGTAAAACCTGAAAATAGTGAAAAAATGATAGGGCATCATAATACATTACACAAAGGTATCAATGACAAAGCTGAAATTTTAAAAGAATTAAGGTCAATGTGTGAATATGTTGCAAGAAAATTAAGATATAAAAATTTAGTTACAGGTCGTATTTTTCTTTATATGAGATATGAAAATCTAATGTCATTTGCTGAAGAATATAAATTACCTATGTCAGGTGCTGGAGAATATAAATTACCATTTTACACAAATGATGATGAAGAAATATTCTTGGCTTCATTTGAAATACTGAAAAATTTTCAATTTGCTCCGGGTCGATTTTTAAAACTTAAAATGACGGGTGTTAATTGTACCGATTTACACAAAGATACGGGAGAAAGAAATCTAAATTTGTTTAGTCAAGAAAAAAATTTACCGTTTAAAGAAATGGATATTTTGAAAATGAAATATGGAGAAAAAATTATTAGACTTGGTTTGAGCTAA